TGTTTTTAGCAGTTTTGAAATTATTTAAGTCTACTGTTTGTAAGTCTACTTCAGTTTTTTGTTGCAAAATTACCGGTACTACCATTTCAAATACAGTTTCAAAAAGGTGGTCCACATTATAACCAGTTTTCGCACTAGTTTCAAAACACATTTTTTCTGCTGCTGGAACATTTACCTCATCCAACATTTTATACTTGAGGATTTTCCTATAAAATGCTGCAGCATCATTCATATTGACTTGTTTTTTCACCTTTGTAGAAATGGAACTGCTGGAGGACTTCTCAAACTGATTCTTGTCTTCTGATTCTGGCAAGGAGGCACATGCATCTGTCAAGTCAACTTTGTTCCCAGCAATAACAAAGAGACAATCTGGGCTGGCAGAATCTGTTAATGCCAAGAACCTATCCTCAAGTTCCACTATGCTCTGTAAGTTAGTTACATCATATGTGAGAATAACGGCTGCTGCTCCTCGGCAGTACATGGACCCAAGGCCGTGGAACTGCTCGCGacctggaaggaaaaaaaaccaatacTGAAACATGATtacgggactggaggctaaagcatatgaagaactgttgcaggaactgggtctagtgaaaagaagaactagggatgacacaatagcaatgttccaatatctcaggagttgccataaagaagaggggatcagcctattttccaaagcaccagaaggcaagacaagcaacagatggaaactaatcaaggagaaaagcagcctggaattaaggagaaatttcttgacagaacaattgatcagtgaatGGAAgggtttgccttcagaagctatgggtgctccatcactggaggtttttaagaagagaatgaacatccatttgtccagaatggtatagggctGTTATGGTGAATTTGTGATacgtgtgcagtgaagggctaccaaaatttttactaccacactgtgggcatggcttatgcaggacgccctgaattttcttcaatatctttcagtggaaTTTGGGAgtgctggggtggagctctatttttgctaccccactgcatccccccccccatccgggcagtagtccacccctgtacatgtgccacaggtgacacgcagagcccTCTGTGGGCACACACGAcattgccagctgctcttctggtttctggagcAGTCTTCATGGGAGCGGGAGTGCCAGAAAACGGCCTGAAAGCAGTTTggaaaatggccaaaaaacaATCGTGCATGCGCTGGCCATCTGCTTTTTGGTTTTCCACTGCTCCAGTGCTCAAGACCACCTGGCCAGCACATATGCACGCATTGGAAAtccgaaaatcagctgtccaATGCACATGCCTGGTCATGTTTCTGGTGCTCCTGCACGTGCCTAAGCATGTGCCTGCACGCAGGTTCCGGTTTGGGCACTAAGtgaaaaggtttaccatcactggtatGCAGTCTCCTACTTGTGGCAAaggattggactaaaag
This genomic window from Erythrolamprus reginae isolate rEryReg1 chromosome 1, rEryReg1.hap1, whole genome shotgun sequence contains:
- the RAB20 gene encoding ras-related protein Rab-20, which encodes MKPDGKVVLLGDMNVGKTSLLHRYMERRFQDTVSTVGGAFYLKQWGPHNISVWDTAGREQFHGLGSMYCRGAAAVILTYDVTNLQSIVELEDRFLALTDSASPDCLFVIAGNKVDLTDACASLPESEDKNQFEKSSSSSISTKVKKQVNMNDAAAFYRKILKYKMLDEVNVPAAEKMCFETSAKTGYNVDHLFETVFEMVVPVILQQKTEVDLQTVDLNNFKTAKNTHKACCR